TGTTCCGGTGCCAGCCTCTGTCGGCTGCCAGCCGGTGTCAGCACGATGTGCCGGTCGGTTCCTGGCGGTACTGCTCCGGGCGGTACTGCCCCTGACGGGGCGGCTGGGTGCGGTACGGCGAGCGCTCGGCGGCCGCGAGGGCGTCGGCGAACCGGTCCAGTACCGCTACGGCCTGTTCGTCGGTGAGGGTGAGCGGCGGCAGCAGCCGTACGACCGCCGAGTGGCGGCCGCCGACCTCGACGATGAGCCCGCGCCGCAGACACTCCTGCTGAACGGCGGCGGCCAGCGCGGGTGCCGCAGGCGCGGGACCGGACTCCGCGACCCCGTCACTCCAGTCCTGGGAATTGCCGTCCTCGGAACTCCGGTCCACGGACGTGTCGCTTTGATCCGCGCGATCCCCACCGAGGCCCTCCCCCACCGCCCGCTCGGGATCCACCAGCTCGACGCCGATCATCAGGCCACGGCCCCGGACGTCCCCGATGACCGGGTGCTCGGCGGCCAGTTGGCGCAGCTGCGCGAGCATGCGCGCGCCGAGCGTCCCCGCGCGCTCCGCGAGCCCGTTCTCCCGTACGTACCGCATGGTGGCGGCACCGGCGGCCATGGCGAGCTGGTTCCCGCGGAAGGTGCCCGCGTGCGCGCCGGGTTCCCAGGCGTCGAGTTCGGCCCGGTAGACGATGACGGCGAGCGGCAGGCTGCCGCCGATCGCCTTGGACATGACCATGACGTCGGGCACGATCCCGCTGTGCTCGACCGCCCAGAACGCGCCGGTCCTGCCGACCCCGGTCTGTACCTCGTCCACGATCAACGGGATCCGGCGGGCCGAGGTGATCTCCCGCATCCGCCGCAGCCAGCCGTCCGGTGCCGGGATCACTCCGCCCTCGCCCTGTACGGGTTCGAGGATCATCCCTGCGGGCCTCGGCACTCCGCCCTTGGGGTCGTCCAGCAGGCTCTGCGTCCAGTGCGCGGCGAGCGCCGCCGCCCGCTCGCCGCCGACCCCGAAGGGACAGCGGTAGTCGTACGGATAGGGCAGCCGCGTCACCCGTACGTCCTGCGCCCCGCCCGACGCGTCCAGCGCCCCGGCGGTCATGCCGTGGTAGGCACCGGTGAAGGACAGCAGCCCGCTGCGGCCGGTGGCGGTGCGCACCAGCTTCAGCGCGGCCTCGACCGCGTCGGTGCCGGCCGGTCCGCAGAACTGCACCCTCGCGTCGGCGGCGAGTCCCGGCGGCAGTGTCGCGAAGAGCTCGGTGGTGAAGGCGTCCTTGACGGGGGTGGCCAGGTCCAGGACGTGCAGCGGGGCGCCCGAGTCGATGACCTTCTTGATCGCTTCGAGCACCACCGGGTGGTTGTGCCCGAGGGCGAGCGTCCCGGCCCCGGAGAGACAGTCCAGGTAGCGCCGCCCGTCCGCCCCCTCGATCGTCAGCCCTCGCGCGCGTACGGGAACGATCGGGAGCGAGCGCGCGTACGTCCGGGCGGCGGACTCGCGCAGCGACTGCCGGCGCAGGATGCCCTCGTGGGCGACCGTCGGCCGGTCGGCGGCGGGCGGAGCGCCGGTCGGCGGGGCGGCGCCCGGCTGGGCAACGAGTGCCGATGCCGGAGCAGGTTCGGTCACGGCCACGACTGCTGGTCCTCCCCCAGGTGTGCCATTGGTACGGGTTTGCGCGCATTGCCCCGCAGGGTTGAACGCCCACCAGATATCCCTCGTACGTACCAACGACAGTGACCCCGAGGGATCACGGGCAATCAGAAGATCCTTCCGGCGCGGAACCGCAGCCCTGCCGTTGGCCGTCCCCATCGGCACCGGCATAGTGGTGGCCGGTCTCCGGCGCTCCCGGGGCCGCAGGACACACCCCACCGGTGCCGCCCGTTCCACCCGTTCTGCCTGTTCCACCCGTTTCCACCCGCCGCACCGCCTCGCCCGTCACGTTCGAAGTCCCAGGGGGATCAAGACATGCGACCCATACGCCCGACCCGCACCGTTCGTCAGGGGAAGAGCGCCCGTCGCAGAAGTGCGCCCTCGATGTCCGTCGCCGGTCTCGTCGCCGCGCTCGCGCTGACCGTCACCGCCTGCGGCCCCACCGAGGACGGCGCCGCCGGTACGCCGACCACGGGGACCACCGGCTCGGCGGCCACCACCGGGGGTTCGGGCGACGACAAGATCACGATTCCGGACGATCTCAAGGACCGGCTCAAGGAGCACGGGATCGACCTGGACAAGTGGAAGAACGGCGCGTGGAAGAACTGGAACAAGGACGACTGGCTGCGCGAGGCCGAGGACTTCGTCAACCCGATCATCGCGGACCTGTGGAACCCGGACCGCATGAAGGACGCCGACAAGCAGCCGCAGAAGCCCGTCGACAATGACATCTCGGGCGACAAGGGCATCACCGACCCGATCCCCGCCCGCCTCCCGGCGAAGGCCGCCAAGGCTCCGTACCACTCCGCCGCTCCCGAGTCCGGGCGGCTGCTGTTCGACGGCCCGGAGGGGTCGATGTCCTGTTCCGCGACGGTCGTCAAGGACCCGGCGCACCCGGGCAAGTCCAACCTGGTGTGGACGGCGGGCCACTGCGTGCACGCGGGCGCGAAGGGCGGCTGGTACCGCAACGTCGCCTTCGTGCCGTCGTACAACGACCGGGCCGGGGCGGTCTCCAAGGAGACGACCCGTGAGCAGATCGCACCGTACGGCGTGTGGTGGGCCAAGAACGCCTACACCTCCGCCCAGTGGATCACTCAGGGCGGACCGACCGGCGGCGAGGGCGCCCCGTACGACTTCGCGGTGCTGAACGTCACCTCGGAGAAGGGTGCGGGCAAGTCGCTGGAGGAGACGGTCGGTTCCGCGCTCCCGGTCGAGTTCAACGCACCCGCCGTGCCGAAGATCGCGAGCATGGAGGCGACCGGCTACCCGGCCGCGCCGCCCTTCGACGGCGAGCGCATGTACCAGTGCCAGGACAAACCGGGCCGCCTCGCGATCAAGCCCGCGCAGCCCACGATGTACCGCATCGGATGCAGCATGACCGGTGGTTCGTCGGGCGGCGGCTGGGTCGCTCAGGGCCAGGACGGCAAGCCCGCGCTGGTGTCCAACACCTCGATCGGCCCGGTCACGGCGGGCTGGCTGGCCGGTCCGCGGCTCGGCCCCGAGGCCAAGACCATCTACGACAAGGCCGGTTCGCGCTAGCGAGAAGCCGTGAGGGCGCACCCCGCGGGGTGCGCCCTCCTTCGCGGGACCCGGAAGACCCGTCTGCTACCTTCCCGCACGTCAGTTCCGCACATGACACGCTCATGACACATCTGAACATCCGGTACATCCAGGGGGAAACATTTCCATGCGATCCATACGTCCACTACTGGCCGTCACCGGCCTCGCCGCGGCACTCGCGCTGACGGCGACGGCCTGCGGCCCCACCGAGGACAAGGCGTCCGGGGGCGGCGACAAGGCGTCCGCACCGGCCGCCTCGACTCCCGCAGGGGATTCCGACATCGCTCTTCCGAAGGACCTCGCCGACAAGCTCAAGGAGCACGGCGTCGACCCCGAGAAGTGGAAGAGCGGCGAGTGGAAGAACTGGGACAAGGACAAGTGGCTGCGCGAGGCGAAGGACTTCGTCAACCCGGTCATCGAGGGCCTGTGGAAGCCTGAGCGGATGCGGAGCGCCAAGGACCCCGCGAAGACGACGACCGCCAGTGACCTCTCCTCCGGCCAGGGCGTCTCGGACCCCGCGCCGCGTCCGGTACAGGCGGCGCGCGAGAAGACCCCGTACACCCGGCACGGCGCCCCGGTCGGGAAGCTCTTCTTCGACTCCCCCAAGGGCCACATGGTCTGCTCGGGCACCGTGGTCAAGGACGTGAACAACCCCGGCAGGTCCAACCTCGTCTGGACGGCCGGGCACTGCGTGCACGCGGGCGGTGCGGGCGGCTGGTACCGCAACATCATCTTCGTTCCCGCGTACAACAACAACGCCAAGTCGCCCGCCGCGCTCCAGGCGGCCCCGCCGCAGGAGGAAGCTCCCTACGGCGCCTACTGGGCGGACTGGGTGGCGACCTCCGGCGAATGGATCCGGGGCGGCGGCCCGACCGGCGGCAACGGTGCTCCGTACGACTACGCGGTCCTGCACGTGAAGCCGCAGAACGGCGGCAAGTCTCTGGAGGAGACCGTCGGCACCGCGATGCCGATCGACTTCAACGCGCCCGACACCCGGCGGATCAGCGCGATGGGCGCCTGGGGCTACCCGGCGGGCCCGCCCTACGACGGCTACGTCATGCACAAGTGCGTCGACCGGCCGAACCGGCTGTCCCTCAGCCCGACCACGCCCACCATGCACCGCATCGGCTGCACCATGACCGGCGGTTCCTCGGGCGGCGGCTGGTTCATGAACCGGCAGGGCGGCGGCCTGAGCCTGGTCTCGAACACCTCGATCGGCCCCGTCACGCACGGCTGGCTGGCCGGCCCGCGACTCGGCAAGGGCGCCGAGCAGCTCTACACGATGATGAGCAAGAGGTACGGCAAGAGCTGATCTCCTCCGGTACGCGCAAGGCCGGTGGCCCGCACCCTCGTCAGGAGGGTGCGGGCCACCGGCCTTCGCGCACGGTACGAGCCGAACGCGTGCGGTACGGCCGTGCTGGCGCGGTGGCCCTACGCATTCGAGCCGTACGGCGCACGCCGTACCAGCCCGAGCCGCACGGCGCACGCGTGCGTCAGTGCGCGGTCGGGATGAACGTGGCGAACTCCGCCGCCAGTTCCTCGTGCACCCGCGCCTTGAGCAGCGTGCCCTCCTCGGTGTGCTCCTCGGAGATCACCTCGCCCTCGGCGTGCGCCCGCGAGACCAGCGCGCCCTGGATGTACGGCACGAGCACCTCGATCTCGACCGAGGGGCGCGGCAGTTCGCGGTCGATGAGCTCCAGGAGTTCCTCGATGCCCTGACCCGAACGGGCCGAGACCGCGATGGCGTTCCTCTCGATGCGCAGCAGCCGCTGGAGGACGACCGGGTCGGCCGCGTCCGCCTTGTT
This is a stretch of genomic DNA from Streptomyces sp. NBC_00237. It encodes these proteins:
- a CDS encoding diaminobutyrate--2-oxoglutarate transaminase family protein, with product MGTANGRAAVPRRKDLLIARDPSGSLSLVRTRDIWWAFNPAGQCAQTRTNGTPGGGPAVVAVTEPAPASALVAQPGAAPPTGAPPAADRPTVAHEGILRRQSLRESAARTYARSLPIVPVRARGLTIEGADGRRYLDCLSGAGTLALGHNHPVVLEAIKKVIDSGAPLHVLDLATPVKDAFTTELFATLPPGLAADARVQFCGPAGTDAVEAALKLVRTATGRSGLLSFTGAYHGMTAGALDASGGAQDVRVTRLPYPYDYRCPFGVGGERAAALAAHWTQSLLDDPKGGVPRPAGMILEPVQGEGGVIPAPDGWLRRMREITSARRIPLIVDEVQTGVGRTGAFWAVEHSGIVPDVMVMSKAIGGSLPLAVIVYRAELDAWEPGAHAGTFRGNQLAMAAGAATMRYVRENGLAERAGTLGARMLAQLRQLAAEHPVIGDVRGRGLMIGVELVDPERAVGEGLGGDRADQSDTSVDRSSEDGNSQDWSDGVAESGPAPAAPALAAAVQQECLRRGLIVEVGGRHSAVVRLLPPLTLTDEQAVAVLDRFADALAAAERSPYRTQPPRQGQYRPEQYRQEPTGTSC
- a CDS encoding serine protease — its product is MRPIRPTRTVRQGKSARRRSAPSMSVAGLVAALALTVTACGPTEDGAAGTPTTGTTGSAATTGGSGDDKITIPDDLKDRLKEHGIDLDKWKNGAWKNWNKDDWLREAEDFVNPIIADLWNPDRMKDADKQPQKPVDNDISGDKGITDPIPARLPAKAAKAPYHSAAPESGRLLFDGPEGSMSCSATVVKDPAHPGKSNLVWTAGHCVHAGAKGGWYRNVAFVPSYNDRAGAVSKETTREQIAPYGVWWAKNAYTSAQWITQGGPTGGEGAPYDFAVLNVTSEKGAGKSLEETVGSALPVEFNAPAVPKIASMEATGYPAAPPFDGERMYQCQDKPGRLAIKPAQPTMYRIGCSMTGGSSGGGWVAQGQDGKPALVSNTSIGPVTAGWLAGPRLGPEAKTIYDKAGSR
- a CDS encoding serine protease, encoding MRSIRPLLAVTGLAAALALTATACGPTEDKASGGGDKASAPAASTPAGDSDIALPKDLADKLKEHGVDPEKWKSGEWKNWDKDKWLREAKDFVNPVIEGLWKPERMRSAKDPAKTTTASDLSSGQGVSDPAPRPVQAAREKTPYTRHGAPVGKLFFDSPKGHMVCSGTVVKDVNNPGRSNLVWTAGHCVHAGGAGGWYRNIIFVPAYNNNAKSPAALQAAPPQEEAPYGAYWADWVATSGEWIRGGGPTGGNGAPYDYAVLHVKPQNGGKSLEETVGTAMPIDFNAPDTRRISAMGAWGYPAGPPYDGYVMHKCVDRPNRLSLSPTTPTMHRIGCTMTGGSSGGGWFMNRQGGGLSLVSNTSIGPVTHGWLAGPRLGKGAEQLYTMMSKRYGKS